The following coding sequences lie in one Stigmatopora nigra isolate UIUO_SnigA chromosome 4, RoL_Snig_1.1, whole genome shotgun sequence genomic window:
- the LOC144195883 gene encoding NAD-dependent malic enzyme, mitochondrial-like, with amino-acid sequence MLSRLRSSFSLRSAYVSTCRWAHTKEKGKPLMLNPRTNKGMAFSLQERQILGLHGLLPPKVETQDLQALRFQKNLKKMTDPLEKYVYLMGIQERNERLFYRVLMGDIEELMPIVYTPTVGLACTQYGHIFRRPKGLFISILDRGHVRSILDNWPETNVSAVVVTDGERILGLGDLGVYGMGIPVGKLCLYTACAGIRPEKCLPVVIDVGTDNETLLKDPLYMGLYQRRDRSQAYDDLIDEFMEAVVDKYGQDTLIQFEDFGNHNAFRFLRKYREKYCTFNDDIQGTAAMALAGLLAAQRATGKPITEHQVLFLGAGEAALGIANLIVMAMMELGMSQADARERIWMFDKDGLLVKGRSQATDANQEAFVHKSPGDVHSFLDAINTIRPTAIIGVAGAGRLFTHDTIKAMGAINDRPIIFALSNPTTKAECTAEDAYTFTDGRCLFASGSPFDPVTLSDGRVFTPGQGNNAYIFPGVALAVILSGVRHISDTVFLEAAKTLAEQVTDKELKEGRLYPPLSNIREVSLKMAVKVVEYVYAKGMAFRYPEPVDKNALVHSTVWNTNYDSFLPDTYDWPGVNFSPKPSN; translated from the exons ATGCTCTCCCGGCTCAGGAGCAGCTTTTCCCTAAGGTCTGCCTACGTGTCTACGTGCAGATGGGCACACACAAAGGAGAAGGGCAAGCCCTTAATGCTCAACCCCCGCACCAACAAA GGAATGGCCTTTTCTTTACAAGAGCGACAGATACTAGGCTTACACGGCCTACTGCCTCCTAAAGTAGAAACTCAAGACCTCCAGGCCTTGCGCTTCCAGAAGAATCTCAAGAAAATGACGGACCCCCTCGAAAA GTACGTCTACTTAATGGGCATCCAGGAGAGAAATGAGAGGCTGTTCTACAGAGTGCTGATGGGAGACATCGAGGAGCTGATGCCTATCGTTTACACACCTACAGTCGGCCTGGCCTGTACACAGTATGGACACATCTTTAGACGACCCAA gggCTTGTTTATCTCCATTCTGGATAGAGGACACGTTCGCTCCATCTTGGACAACTGGCCAGAAACAAATGTGTCC GCAGTCGTCGTGACTGATGGAGAGCGTATTTTAGGCCTCGGCGACTTGGGTGTTTATGGCATGGGAATCCCTGTTGGCAAACTCTGCCTGTACACGGCCTGCGCTGGCATCAGACCTGAGAAGTGCCTTCCCGTCGTTATTGACGTCGGGACAGACAACGAG ACTCTACTTAAGGATCCCCTCTACATGGGACTCTACCAGAGGAGGGATCGCTCGCAGGCTTACGATGACCTCATCGACGAATTCATGGAGGCCGTAGTGGACAAATATGGGCAGGATACACTGATCCAGTTTGAGGATTTTGGGAACCACAATGCTTTCCGTTTTCTCAGGAAGTACAGGGAGAAGTACTGCACCTTTAACGATGATATTCAAG GGACAGCAGCTATGGCCCTTGCTGGTCTGCTCGCGGCTCAGAGAGCCACTGGAAAGCCTATCACGGAACACCAAGTGCTTTTCCTCGGAGCCGGAGAG GCTGCTCTGGGAATCGCAAACTTGATTGTCATGGCCATGATGGAGTTAGGCATGTCGCAGGCGGATGCCAGGGAGAGGATCTGGATGTTTGACAAAGACGGCTTGCTCGTTAAG GGAAGGTCGCAGGCAACAGACGCTAACCAGGAAGCATTTGTTCACAAAAGTCCTGGTGATGTTCACAGCTTTCTGGATGCCATCAATACCATTAGACCAACGGCTATTATTG GCGTGGCGGGAGCCGGTCGCCTGTTCACCCACGATACCATCAAAGCCATGGGGGCCATAAATGATCGCCCCATCATCTTCGCCCTGAGCAACCCTACAACCAAAGCAGAGTGTACCGCTGAAGATGCCTATACGTTTACTGAT GGCAGATGTCTCTTTGCAAGCGGTAGTCCTTTTGATCCAGTGACTCTGAGTGATGGGCGAGTTTTCACCCCTGGGCAAGGCAATAATGCTTACATCTTCCCAG GTGTGGCTCTAGCTGTCATCCTAAGCGGGGTGCGTCACATCAGTGATACAGTATTCTTGGAGGCTGCTAAG ACATTGGCAGAACAGGTCACCGATAAAGAGCTGAAAGAAGGTCGACTATACCCTCCTTTATCCAACATCAGAGAAGTTTCTCTCAAGATGGCTGTGAAG GTGGTGGAATATGTGTACGCCAAGGGCATGGCCTTTCGCTACCCGGAGCCAGTGGACAAGAATGCTCTCGTGCATTCAACGGTGTGGAACACAAACTATGACTCCTTCCTGCCGGACACCTACGACTGGCCTGGGGTCAACTTCAGCCCCAAACCTAGTAactag